A genomic window from Heterodontus francisci isolate sHetFra1 chromosome 36, sHetFra1.hap1, whole genome shotgun sequence includes:
- the LOC137351820 gene encoding polypyrimidine tract-binding protein 1-like isoform X3, whose product MDGIVQDITVGTKRGSDELLSACATNGPFIMSNSAPSAGEYTNGNDSKKFKGENRTSGIGPSRVIHIRKLPNDVTEAEVISLGLPFGKVTNLLMLKGKNQAFIEMNNEEAANTMVSYYNTVTPYLRSHPIYIQYSNHKELKTDNSPNQARAQAALQAVNAVQTANMAIAGTGVPDTAVNLSGQSPVLRIIVENLFYPVTLDVLHQIFSKFGTVLKIITFTKNNQFQALLQYADGSSAQHAKLALDGQNIYNACCTLRIDFSKLTSLNVKYNNDKSRDYTRPDLPSGDNQPTLDQTMAAAFGKEASLLGAPGIISSPYGGGAGFPSSIAFQQAGLSVPGVHGALAPLGMPSAAAAAAAAASRIGIPGFASAANAVLLISNLNPERVTPQCLFILFGVYGDVQRVKILFNKKENALVQMFDCTQAQLAMSHLNGQRLHGKTMRVTMSKHQTVQLPREGQEDQGLTKDYSSSPLHRFKKPGSKNFQNIFPPSATLHLSNIPPSITEEDLKLLFSSTSGMVKAFKFFQKDRKMALIQMSSVEEAIQALIDLHNHDLGENHHLRVSFSKSTI is encoded by the exons ATGGACGG CATTGTCCAAGATATAACAGTTGGTACAAAG CGGGGATCTGACGAGCTTCTATCTGCTTGTGCTACTAACGGTCCCTTTATCATGAGCAACTCTGCTCCCTCTGCTGGTGAGTACA CCAATGGCAATGACAGCAAAAAGTTCAAAGGAGAGAACAGAACTTCAGGAATAGGACCTTCCAGAGTCATTCATATCCGCAAACTTCCCAATGACGTCACTGAAGCAGAGGTCATCTCCCTGGGCTTGCCTTTCGGCAAAGTAACAAATCTTCTCATGTTAAAAGGCAAAAACCAG GCCTTTATAGAAATGAATAATGAAGAAGCTGCTAACACGATGGTGAGCTATTATAACACTGTCACTCCATACCTGAGAAGCCATCCTATCTACATTCAGTATTCTAACCATAAGGAATTGAAAACTGACAACTCTCCCAATCAGGCT AGAGCACAAGCAGCTCTTCAGGCTGTAAATGCAGTGCAGACTGCTAACATGGCTATTGCTGGTACTGGTGTCCCAGATACTGCAGTCAATCTTTCTGGCCAGAGCCCTGTTCTTCGCATCATTGTGGAAAACCTCTTCTATCCTGTTACTCTAGACGTGTTACACCAG ATTTTCTCCAAGTTTGGCACTGTGCTGAAGATCATTACTTTCACAAAGAATAACCAGTTCCAGGCCTTGCTCCAATATGCTGATGGCTCCAGTGCACAACATGCTAAACTG GCCCTGGATGGACAGAACATCTATAATGCCTGCTGCACTCTGCGTATTGACTTCTCCAAGTTGACTAGCCTTAATGTTAAATACAACAATGACAAAAGTAGAGACTACACCCGTCCTGACCTACCATCTGGTGACAATCAGCCAACCTTAGACCAAACCATGGCAGCCGCTTTTGGTAAGGAAGCCTCCCTACTAG GTGCACCAGGTATCATCTCCTCGCCCTATGGAGGGGGAGCTGGTTTCCCTTCTAGTATTGCCTTCCAGCAAGCTG GTTTGTCGGTCCCAGGGGTTCATGGGGCCTTGGCTCCACTCGGCAtgccatcagcagctgcagcagCTGCAGCCGCAGCTAGTCGTATTGGTATTCCGGGGTTTGCCTCTGCAGCCAACGCTGTCCTGCTGATTAGCAATCTGAATCCTGAG AGAGTTACGCCCCAATGCCTCTTTATTCTTTTCG GAGTGTATGGTGATGTGCAGCGTGTGAAGATacttttcaacaagaaagaaaatgcCTTGGTTCAAATGTTTGACTGTACCCAAGCTCAACTGG CTATGAgccatttgaatggtcagaggcttCATGGGAAGACAATGCGTGTGACCATGTCCAAGCACCAGACTGTGCAGCTTCCCCGTGAGGGCCAGGAGGACCAGGGCCTGACCAAAGACTACAGCAGTTCACCACTGCATCGCTTCAAGAAACCTGGATCGAAAAACTTCCAGAACATCTTCCCTCCTTCTGCCACCCTGCATTTATCCAATATTCC ACCTTCTATTACTGAAGAAGATCTGAAGTTGCTGTTCTCGAGCACAAGTGGCATGGTCAAAGCATTCAAGTTCTTTCA GAAGGATCGCAAGATGGCCCTCATCCAGATGAGTTCAGTGGAAGAAGCAATCCAGGCTCTCATTGATCTTCATAATCACGACCTTGGAGAAAACCATCACCTCAGGGTCTCCTTCTCCAAGTCAACCATTTAA
- the LOC137351820 gene encoding polypyrimidine tract-binding protein 1-like isoform X8, with the protein MDGIVQDITVGTKRGSDELLSACATNGPFIMSNSAPSAGEYTNGNDSKKFKGENRTSGIGPSRVIHIRKLPNDVTEAEVISLGLPFGKVTNLLMLKGKNQAFIEMNNEEAANTMVSYYNTVTPYLRSHPIYIQYSNHKELKTDNSPNQARAQAALQAVNAVQTANMAIAGTGVPDTAVNLSGQSPVLRIIVENLFYPVTLDVLHQIFSKFGTVLKIITFTKNNQFQALLQYADGSSAQHAKLALDGQNIYNACCTLRIDFSKLTSLNVKYNNDKSRDYTRPDLPSGDNQPTLDQTMAAAFGLSVPGVHGALAPLGMPSAAAAAAAAASRIGIPGFASAANAVLLISNLNPERVTPQCLFILFGVYGDVQRVKILFNKKENALVQMFDCTQAQLAMSHLNGQRLHGKTMRVTMSKHQTVQLPREGQEDQGLTKDYSSSPLHRFKKPGSKNFQNIFPPSATLHLSNIPPSITEEDLKLLFSSTSGMVKAFKFFQKDRKMALIQMSSVEEAIQALIDLHNHDLGENHHLRVSFSKSTI; encoded by the exons ATGGACGG CATTGTCCAAGATATAACAGTTGGTACAAAG CGGGGATCTGACGAGCTTCTATCTGCTTGTGCTACTAACGGTCCCTTTATCATGAGCAACTCTGCTCCCTCTGCTGGTGAGTACA CCAATGGCAATGACAGCAAAAAGTTCAAAGGAGAGAACAGAACTTCAGGAATAGGACCTTCCAGAGTCATTCATATCCGCAAACTTCCCAATGACGTCACTGAAGCAGAGGTCATCTCCCTGGGCTTGCCTTTCGGCAAAGTAACAAATCTTCTCATGTTAAAAGGCAAAAACCAG GCCTTTATAGAAATGAATAATGAAGAAGCTGCTAACACGATGGTGAGCTATTATAACACTGTCACTCCATACCTGAGAAGCCATCCTATCTACATTCAGTATTCTAACCATAAGGAATTGAAAACTGACAACTCTCCCAATCAGGCT AGAGCACAAGCAGCTCTTCAGGCTGTAAATGCAGTGCAGACTGCTAACATGGCTATTGCTGGTACTGGTGTCCCAGATACTGCAGTCAATCTTTCTGGCCAGAGCCCTGTTCTTCGCATCATTGTGGAAAACCTCTTCTATCCTGTTACTCTAGACGTGTTACACCAG ATTTTCTCCAAGTTTGGCACTGTGCTGAAGATCATTACTTTCACAAAGAATAACCAGTTCCAGGCCTTGCTCCAATATGCTGATGGCTCCAGTGCACAACATGCTAAACTG GCCCTGGATGGACAGAACATCTATAATGCCTGCTGCACTCTGCGTATTGACTTCTCCAAGTTGACTAGCCTTAATGTTAAATACAACAATGACAAAAGTAGAGACTACACCCGTCCTGACCTACCATCTGGTGACAATCAGCCAACCTTAGACCAAACCATGGCAGCCGCTTTTG GTTTGTCGGTCCCAGGGGTTCATGGGGCCTTGGCTCCACTCGGCAtgccatcagcagctgcagcagCTGCAGCCGCAGCTAGTCGTATTGGTATTCCGGGGTTTGCCTCTGCAGCCAACGCTGTCCTGCTGATTAGCAATCTGAATCCTGAG AGAGTTACGCCCCAATGCCTCTTTATTCTTTTCG GAGTGTATGGTGATGTGCAGCGTGTGAAGATacttttcaacaagaaagaaaatgcCTTGGTTCAAATGTTTGACTGTACCCAAGCTCAACTGG CTATGAgccatttgaatggtcagaggcttCATGGGAAGACAATGCGTGTGACCATGTCCAAGCACCAGACTGTGCAGCTTCCCCGTGAGGGCCAGGAGGACCAGGGCCTGACCAAAGACTACAGCAGTTCACCACTGCATCGCTTCAAGAAACCTGGATCGAAAAACTTCCAGAACATCTTCCCTCCTTCTGCCACCCTGCATTTATCCAATATTCC ACCTTCTATTACTGAAGAAGATCTGAAGTTGCTGTTCTCGAGCACAAGTGGCATGGTCAAAGCATTCAAGTTCTTTCA GAAGGATCGCAAGATGGCCCTCATCCAGATGAGTTCAGTGGAAGAAGCAATCCAGGCTCTCATTGATCTTCATAATCACGACCTTGGAGAAAACCATCACCTCAGGGTCTCCTTCTCCAAGTCAACCATTTAA
- the LOC137351820 gene encoding polypyrimidine tract-binding protein 1-like isoform X5 — MDGIVQDITVGTKRGSDELLSACATNGPFIMSNSAPSAGEYTNGNDSKKFKGENRTSGIGPSRVIHIRKLPNDVTEAEVISLGLPFGKVTNLLMLKGKNQAFIEMNNEEAANTMVSYYNTVTPYLRSHPIYIQYSNHKELKTDNSPNQARAQAALQAVNAVQTANMAIAGTGVPDTAVNLSGQSPVLRIIVENLFYPVTLDVLHQIFSKFGTVLKIITFTKNNQFQALLQYADGSSAQHAKLALDGQNIYNACCTLRIDFSKLTSLNVKYNNDKSRDYTRPDLPSGDNQPTLDQTMAAAFGKEASLLDFLQHPSDYCLSVPGVHGALAPLGMPSAAAAAAAAASRIGIPGFASAANAVLLISNLNPERVTPQCLFILFGVYGDVQRVKILFNKKENALVQMFDCTQAQLAMSHLNGQRLHGKTMRVTMSKHQTVQLPREGQEDQGLTKDYSSSPLHRFKKPGSKNFQNIFPPSATLHLSNIPPSITEEDLKLLFSSTSGMVKAFKFFQKDRKMALIQMSSVEEAIQALIDLHNHDLGENHHLRVSFSKSTI; from the exons ATGGACGG CATTGTCCAAGATATAACAGTTGGTACAAAG CGGGGATCTGACGAGCTTCTATCTGCTTGTGCTACTAACGGTCCCTTTATCATGAGCAACTCTGCTCCCTCTGCTGGTGAGTACA CCAATGGCAATGACAGCAAAAAGTTCAAAGGAGAGAACAGAACTTCAGGAATAGGACCTTCCAGAGTCATTCATATCCGCAAACTTCCCAATGACGTCACTGAAGCAGAGGTCATCTCCCTGGGCTTGCCTTTCGGCAAAGTAACAAATCTTCTCATGTTAAAAGGCAAAAACCAG GCCTTTATAGAAATGAATAATGAAGAAGCTGCTAACACGATGGTGAGCTATTATAACACTGTCACTCCATACCTGAGAAGCCATCCTATCTACATTCAGTATTCTAACCATAAGGAATTGAAAACTGACAACTCTCCCAATCAGGCT AGAGCACAAGCAGCTCTTCAGGCTGTAAATGCAGTGCAGACTGCTAACATGGCTATTGCTGGTACTGGTGTCCCAGATACTGCAGTCAATCTTTCTGGCCAGAGCCCTGTTCTTCGCATCATTGTGGAAAACCTCTTCTATCCTGTTACTCTAGACGTGTTACACCAG ATTTTCTCCAAGTTTGGCACTGTGCTGAAGATCATTACTTTCACAAAGAATAACCAGTTCCAGGCCTTGCTCCAATATGCTGATGGCTCCAGTGCACAACATGCTAAACTG GCCCTGGATGGACAGAACATCTATAATGCCTGCTGCACTCTGCGTATTGACTTCTCCAAGTTGACTAGCCTTAATGTTAAATACAACAATGACAAAAGTAGAGACTACACCCGTCCTGACCTACCATCTGGTGACAATCAGCCAACCTTAGACCAAACCATGGCAGCCGCTTTTGGTAAGGAAGCCTCCCTACTAG ACTTCCTCCAACATCCATCAGATTACT GTTTGTCGGTCCCAGGGGTTCATGGGGCCTTGGCTCCACTCGGCAtgccatcagcagctgcagcagCTGCAGCCGCAGCTAGTCGTATTGGTATTCCGGGGTTTGCCTCTGCAGCCAACGCTGTCCTGCTGATTAGCAATCTGAATCCTGAG AGAGTTACGCCCCAATGCCTCTTTATTCTTTTCG GAGTGTATGGTGATGTGCAGCGTGTGAAGATacttttcaacaagaaagaaaatgcCTTGGTTCAAATGTTTGACTGTACCCAAGCTCAACTGG CTATGAgccatttgaatggtcagaggcttCATGGGAAGACAATGCGTGTGACCATGTCCAAGCACCAGACTGTGCAGCTTCCCCGTGAGGGCCAGGAGGACCAGGGCCTGACCAAAGACTACAGCAGTTCACCACTGCATCGCTTCAAGAAACCTGGATCGAAAAACTTCCAGAACATCTTCCCTCCTTCTGCCACCCTGCATTTATCCAATATTCC ACCTTCTATTACTGAAGAAGATCTGAAGTTGCTGTTCTCGAGCACAAGTGGCATGGTCAAAGCATTCAAGTTCTTTCA GAAGGATCGCAAGATGGCCCTCATCCAGATGAGTTCAGTGGAAGAAGCAATCCAGGCTCTCATTGATCTTCATAATCACGACCTTGGAGAAAACCATCACCTCAGGGTCTCCTTCTCCAAGTCAACCATTTAA
- the LOC137351820 gene encoding polypyrimidine tract-binding protein 1-like isoform X6, with the protein MDGIVQDITVGTKRGSDELLSACATNGPFIMSNSAPSAGEYTNGNDSKKFKGENRTSGIGPSRVIHIRKLPNDVTEAEVISLGLPFGKVTNLLMLKGKNQAFIEMNNEEAANTMVSYYNTVTPYLRSHPIYIQYSNHKELKTDNSPNQARAQAALQAVNAVQTANMAIAGTGVPDTAVNLSGQSPVLRIIVENLFYPVTLDVLHQIFSKFGTVLKIITFTKNNQFQALLQYADGSSAQHAKLALDGQNIYNACCTLRIDFSKLTSLNVKYNNDKSRDYTRPDLPSGDNQPTLDQTMAAAFDFLQHPSDYCLSVPGVHGALAPLGMPSAAAAAAAAASRIGIPGFASAANAVLLISNLNPERVTPQCLFILFGVYGDVQRVKILFNKKENALVQMFDCTQAQLAMSHLNGQRLHGKTMRVTMSKHQTVQLPREGQEDQGLTKDYSSSPLHRFKKPGSKNFQNIFPPSATLHLSNIPPSITEEDLKLLFSSTSGMVKAFKFFQKDRKMALIQMSSVEEAIQALIDLHNHDLGENHHLRVSFSKSTI; encoded by the exons ATGGACGG CATTGTCCAAGATATAACAGTTGGTACAAAG CGGGGATCTGACGAGCTTCTATCTGCTTGTGCTACTAACGGTCCCTTTATCATGAGCAACTCTGCTCCCTCTGCTGGTGAGTACA CCAATGGCAATGACAGCAAAAAGTTCAAAGGAGAGAACAGAACTTCAGGAATAGGACCTTCCAGAGTCATTCATATCCGCAAACTTCCCAATGACGTCACTGAAGCAGAGGTCATCTCCCTGGGCTTGCCTTTCGGCAAAGTAACAAATCTTCTCATGTTAAAAGGCAAAAACCAG GCCTTTATAGAAATGAATAATGAAGAAGCTGCTAACACGATGGTGAGCTATTATAACACTGTCACTCCATACCTGAGAAGCCATCCTATCTACATTCAGTATTCTAACCATAAGGAATTGAAAACTGACAACTCTCCCAATCAGGCT AGAGCACAAGCAGCTCTTCAGGCTGTAAATGCAGTGCAGACTGCTAACATGGCTATTGCTGGTACTGGTGTCCCAGATACTGCAGTCAATCTTTCTGGCCAGAGCCCTGTTCTTCGCATCATTGTGGAAAACCTCTTCTATCCTGTTACTCTAGACGTGTTACACCAG ATTTTCTCCAAGTTTGGCACTGTGCTGAAGATCATTACTTTCACAAAGAATAACCAGTTCCAGGCCTTGCTCCAATATGCTGATGGCTCCAGTGCACAACATGCTAAACTG GCCCTGGATGGACAGAACATCTATAATGCCTGCTGCACTCTGCGTATTGACTTCTCCAAGTTGACTAGCCTTAATGTTAAATACAACAATGACAAAAGTAGAGACTACACCCGTCCTGACCTACCATCTGGTGACAATCAGCCAACCTTAGACCAAACCATGGCAGCCGCTTTTG ACTTCCTCCAACATCCATCAGATTACT GTTTGTCGGTCCCAGGGGTTCATGGGGCCTTGGCTCCACTCGGCAtgccatcagcagctgcagcagCTGCAGCCGCAGCTAGTCGTATTGGTATTCCGGGGTTTGCCTCTGCAGCCAACGCTGTCCTGCTGATTAGCAATCTGAATCCTGAG AGAGTTACGCCCCAATGCCTCTTTATTCTTTTCG GAGTGTATGGTGATGTGCAGCGTGTGAAGATacttttcaacaagaaagaaaatgcCTTGGTTCAAATGTTTGACTGTACCCAAGCTCAACTGG CTATGAgccatttgaatggtcagaggcttCATGGGAAGACAATGCGTGTGACCATGTCCAAGCACCAGACTGTGCAGCTTCCCCGTGAGGGCCAGGAGGACCAGGGCCTGACCAAAGACTACAGCAGTTCACCACTGCATCGCTTCAAGAAACCTGGATCGAAAAACTTCCAGAACATCTTCCCTCCTTCTGCCACCCTGCATTTATCCAATATTCC ACCTTCTATTACTGAAGAAGATCTGAAGTTGCTGTTCTCGAGCACAAGTGGCATGGTCAAAGCATTCAAGTTCTTTCA GAAGGATCGCAAGATGGCCCTCATCCAGATGAGTTCAGTGGAAGAAGCAATCCAGGCTCTCATTGATCTTCATAATCACGACCTTGGAGAAAACCATCACCTCAGGGTCTCCTTCTCCAAGTCAACCATTTAA
- the LOC137351820 gene encoding polypyrimidine tract-binding protein 1-like isoform X1, whose amino-acid sequence MDGIVQDITVGTKRGSDELLSACATNGPFIMSNSAPSAGEYTNGNDSKKFKGENRTSGIGPSRVIHIRKLPNDVTEAEVISLGLPFGKVTNLLMLKGKNQAFIEMNNEEAANTMVSYYNTVTPYLRSHPIYIQYSNHKELKTDNSPNQARAQAALQAVNAVQTANMAIAGTGVPDTAVNLSGQSPVLRIIVENLFYPVTLDVLHQIFSKFGTVLKIITFTKNNQFQALLQYADGSSAQHAKLALDGQNIYNACCTLRIDFSKLTSLNVKYNNDKSRDYTRPDLPSGDNQPTLDQTMAAAFGKEASLLGAPGIISSPYGGGAGFPSSIAFQQADFLQHPSDYCLSVPGVHGALAPLGMPSAAAAAAAAASRIGIPGFASAANAVLLISNLNPERVTPQCLFILFGVYGDVQRVKILFNKKENALVQMFDCTQAQLAMSHLNGQRLHGKTMRVTMSKHQTVQLPREGQEDQGLTKDYSSSPLHRFKKPGSKNFQNIFPPSATLHLSNIPPSITEEDLKLLFSSTSGMVKAFKFFQKDRKMALIQMSSVEEAIQALIDLHNHDLGENHHLRVSFSKSTI is encoded by the exons ATGGACGG CATTGTCCAAGATATAACAGTTGGTACAAAG CGGGGATCTGACGAGCTTCTATCTGCTTGTGCTACTAACGGTCCCTTTATCATGAGCAACTCTGCTCCCTCTGCTGGTGAGTACA CCAATGGCAATGACAGCAAAAAGTTCAAAGGAGAGAACAGAACTTCAGGAATAGGACCTTCCAGAGTCATTCATATCCGCAAACTTCCCAATGACGTCACTGAAGCAGAGGTCATCTCCCTGGGCTTGCCTTTCGGCAAAGTAACAAATCTTCTCATGTTAAAAGGCAAAAACCAG GCCTTTATAGAAATGAATAATGAAGAAGCTGCTAACACGATGGTGAGCTATTATAACACTGTCACTCCATACCTGAGAAGCCATCCTATCTACATTCAGTATTCTAACCATAAGGAATTGAAAACTGACAACTCTCCCAATCAGGCT AGAGCACAAGCAGCTCTTCAGGCTGTAAATGCAGTGCAGACTGCTAACATGGCTATTGCTGGTACTGGTGTCCCAGATACTGCAGTCAATCTTTCTGGCCAGAGCCCTGTTCTTCGCATCATTGTGGAAAACCTCTTCTATCCTGTTACTCTAGACGTGTTACACCAG ATTTTCTCCAAGTTTGGCACTGTGCTGAAGATCATTACTTTCACAAAGAATAACCAGTTCCAGGCCTTGCTCCAATATGCTGATGGCTCCAGTGCACAACATGCTAAACTG GCCCTGGATGGACAGAACATCTATAATGCCTGCTGCACTCTGCGTATTGACTTCTCCAAGTTGACTAGCCTTAATGTTAAATACAACAATGACAAAAGTAGAGACTACACCCGTCCTGACCTACCATCTGGTGACAATCAGCCAACCTTAGACCAAACCATGGCAGCCGCTTTTGGTAAGGAAGCCTCCCTACTAG GTGCACCAGGTATCATCTCCTCGCCCTATGGAGGGGGAGCTGGTTTCCCTTCTAGTATTGCCTTCCAGCAAGCTG ACTTCCTCCAACATCCATCAGATTACT GTTTGTCGGTCCCAGGGGTTCATGGGGCCTTGGCTCCACTCGGCAtgccatcagcagctgcagcagCTGCAGCCGCAGCTAGTCGTATTGGTATTCCGGGGTTTGCCTCTGCAGCCAACGCTGTCCTGCTGATTAGCAATCTGAATCCTGAG AGAGTTACGCCCCAATGCCTCTTTATTCTTTTCG GAGTGTATGGTGATGTGCAGCGTGTGAAGATacttttcaacaagaaagaaaatgcCTTGGTTCAAATGTTTGACTGTACCCAAGCTCAACTGG CTATGAgccatttgaatggtcagaggcttCATGGGAAGACAATGCGTGTGACCATGTCCAAGCACCAGACTGTGCAGCTTCCCCGTGAGGGCCAGGAGGACCAGGGCCTGACCAAAGACTACAGCAGTTCACCACTGCATCGCTTCAAGAAACCTGGATCGAAAAACTTCCAGAACATCTTCCCTCCTTCTGCCACCCTGCATTTATCCAATATTCC ACCTTCTATTACTGAAGAAGATCTGAAGTTGCTGTTCTCGAGCACAAGTGGCATGGTCAAAGCATTCAAGTTCTTTCA GAAGGATCGCAAGATGGCCCTCATCCAGATGAGTTCAGTGGAAGAAGCAATCCAGGCTCTCATTGATCTTCATAATCACGACCTTGGAGAAAACCATCACCTCAGGGTCTCCTTCTCCAAGTCAACCATTTAA
- the LOC137351820 gene encoding polypyrimidine tract-binding protein 1-like isoform X7, which translates to MDGIVQDITVGTKRGSDELLSACATNGPFIMSNSAPSAGEYTNGNDSKKFKGENRTSGIGPSRVIHIRKLPNDVTEAEVISLGLPFGKVTNLLMLKGKNQAFIEMNNEEAANTMVSYYNTVTPYLRSHPIYIQYSNHKELKTDNSPNQARAQAALQAVNAVQTANMAIAGTGVPDTAVNLSGQSPVLRIIVENLFYPVTLDVLHQIFSKFGTVLKIITFTKNNQFQALLQYADGSSAQHAKLALDGQNIYNACCTLRIDFSKLTSLNVKYNNDKSRDYTRPDLPSGDNQPTLDQTMAAAFGKEASLLGLSVPGVHGALAPLGMPSAAAAAAAAASRIGIPGFASAANAVLLISNLNPERVTPQCLFILFGVYGDVQRVKILFNKKENALVQMFDCTQAQLAMSHLNGQRLHGKTMRVTMSKHQTVQLPREGQEDQGLTKDYSSSPLHRFKKPGSKNFQNIFPPSATLHLSNIPPSITEEDLKLLFSSTSGMVKAFKFFQKDRKMALIQMSSVEEAIQALIDLHNHDLGENHHLRVSFSKSTI; encoded by the exons ATGGACGG CATTGTCCAAGATATAACAGTTGGTACAAAG CGGGGATCTGACGAGCTTCTATCTGCTTGTGCTACTAACGGTCCCTTTATCATGAGCAACTCTGCTCCCTCTGCTGGTGAGTACA CCAATGGCAATGACAGCAAAAAGTTCAAAGGAGAGAACAGAACTTCAGGAATAGGACCTTCCAGAGTCATTCATATCCGCAAACTTCCCAATGACGTCACTGAAGCAGAGGTCATCTCCCTGGGCTTGCCTTTCGGCAAAGTAACAAATCTTCTCATGTTAAAAGGCAAAAACCAG GCCTTTATAGAAATGAATAATGAAGAAGCTGCTAACACGATGGTGAGCTATTATAACACTGTCACTCCATACCTGAGAAGCCATCCTATCTACATTCAGTATTCTAACCATAAGGAATTGAAAACTGACAACTCTCCCAATCAGGCT AGAGCACAAGCAGCTCTTCAGGCTGTAAATGCAGTGCAGACTGCTAACATGGCTATTGCTGGTACTGGTGTCCCAGATACTGCAGTCAATCTTTCTGGCCAGAGCCCTGTTCTTCGCATCATTGTGGAAAACCTCTTCTATCCTGTTACTCTAGACGTGTTACACCAG ATTTTCTCCAAGTTTGGCACTGTGCTGAAGATCATTACTTTCACAAAGAATAACCAGTTCCAGGCCTTGCTCCAATATGCTGATGGCTCCAGTGCACAACATGCTAAACTG GCCCTGGATGGACAGAACATCTATAATGCCTGCTGCACTCTGCGTATTGACTTCTCCAAGTTGACTAGCCTTAATGTTAAATACAACAATGACAAAAGTAGAGACTACACCCGTCCTGACCTACCATCTGGTGACAATCAGCCAACCTTAGACCAAACCATGGCAGCCGCTTTTGGTAAGGAAGCCTCCCTACTAG GTTTGTCGGTCCCAGGGGTTCATGGGGCCTTGGCTCCACTCGGCAtgccatcagcagctgcagcagCTGCAGCCGCAGCTAGTCGTATTGGTATTCCGGGGTTTGCCTCTGCAGCCAACGCTGTCCTGCTGATTAGCAATCTGAATCCTGAG AGAGTTACGCCCCAATGCCTCTTTATTCTTTTCG GAGTGTATGGTGATGTGCAGCGTGTGAAGATacttttcaacaagaaagaaaatgcCTTGGTTCAAATGTTTGACTGTACCCAAGCTCAACTGG CTATGAgccatttgaatggtcagaggcttCATGGGAAGACAATGCGTGTGACCATGTCCAAGCACCAGACTGTGCAGCTTCCCCGTGAGGGCCAGGAGGACCAGGGCCTGACCAAAGACTACAGCAGTTCACCACTGCATCGCTTCAAGAAACCTGGATCGAAAAACTTCCAGAACATCTTCCCTCCTTCTGCCACCCTGCATTTATCCAATATTCC ACCTTCTATTACTGAAGAAGATCTGAAGTTGCTGTTCTCGAGCACAAGTGGCATGGTCAAAGCATTCAAGTTCTTTCA GAAGGATCGCAAGATGGCCCTCATCCAGATGAGTTCAGTGGAAGAAGCAATCCAGGCTCTCATTGATCTTCATAATCACGACCTTGGAGAAAACCATCACCTCAGGGTCTCCTTCTCCAAGTCAACCATTTAA